In one window of Acanthochromis polyacanthus isolate Apoly-LR-REF ecotype Palm Island chromosome 8, KAUST_Apoly_ChrSc, whole genome shotgun sequence DNA:
- the LOC110945256 gene encoding carbohydrate sulfotransferase 6-like — translation MMPRCRVNLSAVIFLVFLQGAAVVLFCSWYAQVNPCDSALSNGKVHVLLLSSWRSGSSLMGQVFSQHPSVFYLMEPAWHVWTRLQNQGARSLRMAVRDLLRSVFQCDLSVMEAYLPERYNVSSLFMWAQSRALCSPPACMLTPRNQLSNHNQCKQHCEAQGLQRAEAACNTYSHVALKEVRFFELESLYPLLQDPSLDLRIIHLVRDPRAVFRSRKESAYALGSDSAIVLEQRRVPADEMQYQVMQEVCRSHVRINERAVLKPPPFLKGRYKMVRYEDMVLNPLEEIDAMFEFVGLEMTQQLKEWVYHVTHGKGKGSAFLIESRDAANVSQAWRTMLPHSKVKRIQEMCKGAMSLLGYKTVNSEGEQKRLDIDLLVPREPDQFS, via the coding sequence ATGATGCCACGCTGCAGAGTGAACCTCAGTGCTGTGATCTTCCTGGTCTTCCTGCAGGGGGCAGCGGTGGTGCTGTTCTGTAGCTGGTACGCCCAGGTCAACCCTTGTGACTCCGCCCTCTCCAATGGCAAAGTCCATGTCCTGCTGCTGTCGTCATGGCGATCGGGCTCGTCCTTGATGGGCCAGGTGTTCAGCCAGCACCCGTCCGTCTTCTACCTCATGGAGCCGGCGTGGCACGTCTGGACCCGGCTGCAGAATCAAGGCGCCCGGTCGCTCCGCATGGCGGTGAGGGATCTGCTGCGGAGTGTCTTCCAGTGCGACCTCTCTGTGATGGAGGCCTACCTACCAGAGCGCTACAATGTCTCCTCTTTGTTCATGTGGGCCCAAAGCCGGGCCCTTTGCTCGCCACCGGCTTGTATGCTGACGCCGCGGAACCAGTTAAGCAACCACAATCAGTGCAAGCAGCACTGCGAAGCTCAGGGCCTGCAGCGAGCTGAGGCAGCCTGCAACACCTACAGCCACGTGGCGCTGAAGGAGGTGCGCTTTTTTGAGCTGGAATCTCTTTACCCTCTTCTGCAGGACCCCAGCCTGGATCTCCGCATCATTCACCTTGTCCGGGACCCGCGGGCAGTGTTCCGATCCAGGAAGGAGTCGGCCTATGCCTTGGGGAGCGACAGTGCCATTGTGTTGGAGCAGCGCAGAGTCCCGGCCGACGAGATGCAGTACCAGGTCATGCAGGAGGTCTGCCGCAGCCATGTGCGCATCAACGAGCGTGCCGTCCTGAAGCCGCCTCCATTTCTGAAGGGCCGCTACAAGATGGTGCGCTACGAGGACATGGTGCTCAACCCGCTGGAGGAGATCGATGCTATGTTCGAGTTTGTGGGTCTGGAGATGACGCAGCAGCTGAAGGAGTGGGTATACCATGTGACCCACGGGAAGGGCAAAGGCAGCGCATTCCTAATTGAGTCGCGAGACGCTGCCAATGTGTCTCAGGCGTGGCGCACAATGCTGCCACACAGCAAAGTCAAACGCATCCAGGAGATGTGCAAAGGCGCCATGTCACTGCTCGGCTACAAGACAGTCAACAGCGAAGGAGAGCAGAAAAGACTCGATATAGATCTGCTGGTGCCTCGAGAGCCTGATCAGTTCAGCTAG
- the LOC110966676 gene encoding carbohydrate sulfotransferase 6-like produces the protein MMPRCRVNLSTMIFLVILQGAAVVLFCGWYVQLSPCGSAPSNGKVHVLLLSSWRSGSSFLGQVFSQHPSVFYLMEPAWHVWTRLQKPGARSLRMAVRDLLRSVFQCDLSVMEAYLPERYNVSSLFMWSHSRALCSPPACMLTPRNQFSNQTQCMQRCDTQGLQRAEEACNTYSHVVLKEVRFFELESLYPLLQDPSLDLRIIHLVRDPRAVVRSREESAKAFVSDNAVVLEQRSIPAGEVQYQVMQEICRSHVRINERAVLKPPPFLKGRYKMVRYEDLALNPLEEIIAMYEFVGLEMTQQLEEWIYRVTHGKGKGSRKEAFKITSRNAADVSQAWRTMLPHSKVKRIQEVCKGAMSLLGYRTVNSDKEQKRLDIDLLVPREPYQFSWLPAKTQRPGKR, from the coding sequence ATGATGCCACGCTGCAGAGTAAACCTCAGCACAATGATCTTCCTGGTCATCCTGCAGGGGGCGGCGGTGGTGCTGTTCTGCGGCTGGTACGTCCAGCTCAGCCCTTGTGGCTCCGCCCCCTCCAACGGCAAAGTCCACGTCCTGCTGCTGTCGTCATGGCGATCGGGCTCATCCTTCTTGGGCCAGGTGTTCAGCCAGCACCCATCCGTCTTCTACCTCATGGAGCCGGCGTGGCACGTTTGGACCCGGCTGCAGAAACCCGGCGCCCGGTCGCTCCGCATGGCGGTGAGGGATCTGCTGCGGAGCGTCTTCCAGTGCGACCTCTCCGTGATGGAGGCCTACCTGCCAGAGCGCTACAACGTCTCCTCCTTGTTCATGTGGAGCCACAGCCGGGCCCTTTGCTCACCGCCGGCTTGTATGTTGACGCCACGAAATCAGTTCAGCAACCAGACTCAGTGCATGCAGCGCTGCGACACTCAGGGCCTGCAGCGAGCTGAGGAGGCCTGCAACACCTACAGCCACGTGGTGCTGAAGGAGGTGCGCTTTTTCGAGCTGGAATCTCTTTACCCCCTTCTGCAGGACCCCAGCCTGGATCTCCGCATCATCCACCTGGTCCGGGACCCCCGGGCGGTGGTCCGGTCCAGGGAGGAGTCGGCCAAAGCCTTTGTGAGCGATAATGCCGTGGTGTTGGAGCAGCGCAGCATCCCAGCCGGCGAGGTGCAGTACCAGGTCATGCAGGAGATCTGCCGCAGCCATGTGCGCATCAACGAGCGTGCCGTCCTGAAGCCGCCTCCATTTCTGAAGGGCCGCTACAAGATGGTGCGCTACGAGGACTTGGCGCTCAACCCGCTGGAGGAGATCATCGCCATGTACGAGTTTGTGGGTCTGGAGATGACGCAGCAGCTGGAGGAATGGATCTACCGGGTGACCCACGGGAAGGGCAAAGGAAGCAGGAAGGAGGCGTTCAAAATCACGTCACGAAACGCTGCCGACGTGTCTCAGGCGTGGCGCACAATGCTGCCACACAGCAAAGTCAAACGCATCCAGGAGGTGTGCAAAGGCGCCATGTCACTGCTCGGCTACAGGACAGTCAACAGCGATAAAGAGCAGAAAAGACTCGACATAGATCTGCTGGTGCCTCGGGAGCCTTATCAGTTTAGCTGGTTACCGGCCAAAACACAGCGTCCTGGCAAAAGATAG